The following coding sequences lie in one Myxococcus xanthus genomic window:
- a CDS encoding KpsF/GutQ family sugar-phosphate isomerase — protein sequence MARPSRSAAKKPRLRALPGRPAQAPAVLPDAEATLAYARSVLEAEARAILGVTERLGDDFLRAVQLVRDCRGQVIVTGMGKAGHIGQKLSATLASTGIRSVYLHPAEAVHGDLGRVGRGDVILALSNSGSTEELIRLLPSFKRMETPVIALTGDAKSPLGRGADVVLDIGAIAEACPMGLVPTASTAALHAIGDALAMTVLRSRPFGTEDYALLHPGGKLGRSVQRVFELMRTGNANPLVRDTSPLSAVVAVMTKTPGRPGAACVVDKAGKLVGIFTDGDLRRRVEAGLTDFTVPVRELMGKNPRCVTPETLVLAAATQMRELRVDQLPVVDVEGRAVGLLDVQDLLAAKFV from the coding sequence ATGGCCCGCCCTTCCCGCTCCGCCGCCAAGAAGCCCCGCCTTCGCGCCCTCCCCGGCCGTCCCGCACAGGCACCTGCCGTCCTCCCCGACGCGGAGGCCACGCTCGCCTATGCGCGCAGCGTGCTGGAGGCCGAGGCCCGCGCCATCCTCGGCGTGACGGAACGTCTGGGAGACGACTTCCTGCGCGCCGTGCAGTTGGTGCGCGACTGCCGGGGCCAGGTCATCGTCACCGGCATGGGCAAGGCGGGCCACATCGGCCAGAAGCTGTCCGCCACCCTGGCCTCCACGGGCATCCGCTCCGTGTACCTCCACCCCGCCGAGGCCGTGCACGGGGACTTGGGCCGCGTGGGCCGGGGCGACGTCATCCTCGCGCTGTCCAACAGTGGCTCCACGGAAGAGCTGATTCGCCTGCTCCCCTCCTTCAAGCGGATGGAGACGCCGGTCATCGCCCTCACCGGCGACGCGAAGAGCCCGCTGGGCCGCGGCGCGGACGTGGTGCTGGACATCGGCGCCATCGCGGAGGCCTGCCCCATGGGCCTCGTGCCCACGGCCTCCACCGCCGCGCTGCACGCGATTGGCGACGCGCTGGCCATGACGGTGCTGCGCTCGCGGCCCTTCGGTACGGAGGATTACGCGCTGCTGCACCCGGGCGGGAAGCTGGGGCGCTCCGTGCAGCGCGTCTTCGAGCTGATGCGCACCGGCAACGCCAACCCGCTGGTGCGCGACACATCCCCCCTGTCCGCGGTGGTGGCGGTGATGACGAAGACGCCCGGCCGTCCGGGCGCCGCGTGCGTGGTGGACAAGGCGGGGAAGCTGGTGGGCATCTTCACCGACGGCGACTTGCGCCGCCGCGTGGAGGCGGGCCTCACCGACTTCACCGTGCCCGTGCGCGAGCTGATGGGGAAGAACCCTCGCTGCGTGACGCCGGAGACACTGGTGCTGGCCGCGGCCACGCAGATGCGCGAGCTGCGGGTGGACCAGCTCCCCGTGGTGGACGTGGAGGGCCGCGCCGTGGGCCTGCTCGACGTGCAGGACCTGCTGGCCGCGAAGTTCGTCTGA
- a CDS encoding DMT family transporter, with protein sequence MRLRRLRGRPGCVKKPAAVAAVTSRGEPGVILSDGLRAMSTSTSDMLRGATETPSRSQRLRADGALALITSFWGITFVVVKDALGHGDPFSFLTLRFIVGAVVLSALAGRQVLTARNLRSGTMLGTFLFLGFSLQTVGLTTTTPSRSAFITGLCVLLVPLLSMVLYRKAPKFTSLLGVGVAAVGLYLFTQPDAGLGSGGLSSGDVLSLGCAVAYACHILMTERHAPKQGVLGLVAVQLWTVALLSALCLPFVERRVVWHPSFVGAVLVCGVFASALAISLQTWGQARTTAVRAALIYSLESVFAALYSVLLGYETLGPREWLGGALILSGVLMSEVGAAAWGWWRARAPAR encoded by the coding sequence GTGCGCCTCCGGAGGTTGCGCGGCCGCCCTGGCTGCGTCAAAAAGCCCGCGGCCGTGGCCGCCGTGACGTCACGTGGCGAGCCCGGCGTCATCCTCTCCGATGGACTGCGCGCTATGAGCACCTCGACATCCGACATGCTGCGGGGCGCCACGGAGACCCCGTCGCGGTCGCAGCGACTCCGTGCGGATGGGGCGCTGGCGCTCATCACTTCGTTCTGGGGCATCACCTTCGTGGTGGTGAAGGACGCGCTCGGGCATGGCGACCCGTTCAGCTTCCTCACGCTGCGCTTCATCGTGGGCGCGGTGGTGTTGAGCGCCCTGGCGGGGCGGCAGGTGCTGACGGCGCGCAACCTGCGCAGTGGCACGATGCTGGGGACCTTTCTCTTCCTGGGGTTCTCGCTGCAGACGGTGGGGCTCACCACCACCACGCCTTCGCGCTCGGCGTTCATCACCGGGCTGTGCGTGCTGCTGGTGCCGCTGCTGTCGATGGTGCTCTACCGGAAGGCGCCGAAGTTCACCTCGCTGCTGGGGGTGGGCGTCGCGGCGGTGGGGCTCTACCTCTTCACGCAGCCCGACGCGGGGCTTGGCAGTGGCGGCCTGTCGTCCGGAGATGTGCTGTCGCTGGGCTGCGCGGTGGCTTACGCGTGCCACATCCTCATGACGGAGCGACATGCGCCGAAGCAGGGCGTGCTGGGGCTGGTGGCGGTGCAGCTCTGGACGGTGGCGCTGCTGTCCGCGCTGTGCCTGCCCTTCGTGGAACGGCGCGTGGTGTGGCATCCGTCCTTCGTGGGGGCGGTGCTCGTCTGCGGGGTGTTCGCCAGCGCGCTGGCCATCAGCCTCCAGACGTGGGGGCAGGCGCGCACCACGGCGGTGCGCGCGGCGCTCATCTACTCGCTGGAGTCGGTGTTCGCCGCGCTGTACTCGGTGTTGCTGGGCTACGAGACGCTCGGGCCTCGCGAGTGGCTGGGCGGCGCGCTCATCCTGTCGGGCGTGTTGATGTCGGAGGTGGGCGCGGCGGCCTGGGGGTGGTGGCGCGCGAGGGCACCAGCGCGGTAG
- a CDS encoding acyl-CoA dehydrogenase family protein has protein sequence MEFQLTDAQRALQDAARKFAREVVRPKAAHYDETATFPLDLLTTAWELGLLNMAIPAEYGGVGLSHLDQTIVAEELSWGCAGVATSIIANDLANLPIILHATEEQKKRLLTPFTEKLKFSSFCLTEPEAGSDVANMQTTARLDGDHYVLNGAKCFITNGGQASQYTVFATVDKGRKHKGITCFVVEGRPEGLSVSKHENKMGQRASETVSLTFEDVRVPVANRIGEEGQGFAIAMATLDNSRPLTAMFSVGIARAALEHSMEYSTQRRTFGKPIIEHQAIQFMIADMAMNTHAARMLTYESAWLLDEGKRNSLQSSYAKCFAADMAMKVATDAVQVYGGYGYIKEYPVEKLMRDAKLIQVYEGTSQVQRLVIARELFK, from the coding sequence ATGGAATTCCAGCTCACCGACGCCCAGCGCGCGCTGCAGGACGCGGCACGCAAGTTCGCCCGCGAAGTGGTGCGTCCGAAGGCCGCCCACTACGACGAGACGGCCACCTTCCCACTCGATTTGCTGACGACCGCGTGGGAGCTGGGGCTGCTCAACATGGCGATACCCGCCGAGTACGGCGGCGTGGGCCTGTCCCACCTGGACCAGACCATCGTCGCGGAGGAGCTGAGCTGGGGCTGTGCGGGCGTGGCGACGTCCATCATCGCCAACGACCTGGCCAACCTCCCCATCATCCTCCACGCGACCGAGGAGCAGAAGAAGCGGCTGCTCACGCCCTTCACGGAGAAGCTGAAGTTCTCCTCGTTCTGTCTCACGGAGCCCGAGGCCGGCAGCGACGTGGCCAACATGCAGACCACGGCGCGGCTGGACGGAGACCACTACGTCCTCAACGGCGCCAAGTGCTTCATCACCAACGGCGGCCAGGCGAGCCAGTACACGGTGTTCGCCACGGTGGATAAGGGCAGGAAGCACAAGGGCATCACCTGCTTCGTGGTGGAGGGCCGCCCCGAAGGGCTCTCCGTCAGCAAGCACGAGAACAAGATGGGCCAGCGTGCCAGCGAGACGGTGTCGCTGACGTTCGAGGACGTGCGCGTCCCGGTGGCCAACCGCATTGGCGAAGAGGGTCAGGGCTTCGCCATCGCCATGGCCACGCTGGACAACAGCCGCCCGCTGACGGCCATGTTCTCCGTGGGCATCGCCCGCGCCGCGCTGGAGCACTCCATGGAGTACTCCACGCAGCGCCGCACCTTCGGCAAGCCCATCATCGAGCACCAGGCCATCCAGTTCATGATTGCCGACATGGCCATGAACACCCACGCGGCGCGCATGCTCACCTACGAGAGCGCGTGGCTCTTGGACGAGGGCAAGCGCAACTCCCTCCAGTCCAGCTACGCGAAGTGCTTCGCCGCGGACATGGCCATGAAGGTCGCCACCGACGCCGTCCAGGTGTACGGCGGCTACGGCTACATCAAGGAGTACCCCGTGGAGAAGCTGATGCGCGACGCCAAGCTCATCCAGGTCTACGAGGGCACCAGCCAGGTTCAGCGGCTCGTCATCGCGCGGGAACTGTTCAAGTAG
- the folK gene encoding 2-amino-4-hydroxy-6-hydroxymethyldihydropteridine diphosphokinase, which yields MSDTVYVGLGSNEGERENHLVAALSALSRIDAVAVLHCSSLFDSAPVGPPQPRFLNAVVALECGLPPQRLLCILQQIEKDLGRRRDVRWGPRTIDLDILFWEGQVVADPSLQVPHLELHKRRFALEPLVELAPHLRHPVLGMSVKELLGKLAPQDVRRSEATWWPEASYSSNDT from the coding sequence GTGAGCGACACCGTCTACGTCGGGTTGGGTTCCAACGAGGGGGAGCGCGAGAATCACCTCGTCGCCGCCCTGTCCGCGCTGTCCCGCATCGACGCGGTGGCGGTGCTCCACTGCTCCTCGCTTTTCGACAGCGCCCCCGTGGGGCCGCCGCAGCCGCGCTTCCTCAACGCGGTGGTGGCCCTGGAGTGTGGCCTGCCGCCGCAGCGGCTGCTCTGCATCCTTCAGCAGATTGAGAAGGACCTGGGCCGCAGGCGGGATGTGCGCTGGGGCCCGCGCACCATCGACCTGGACATCCTCTTCTGGGAGGGACAGGTGGTGGCCGACCCCTCGCTCCAGGTGCCCCACCTGGAGCTGCACAAGCGCCGCTTCGCCCTGGAGCCGCTCGTGGAACTGGCGCCTCACCTGCGTCATCCGGTACTGGGGATGTCGGTGAAGGAGCTCCTCGGGAAACTCGCCCCGCAGGATGTCCGCAGGAGCGAGGCCACGTGGTGGCCCGAAGCGAGCTACTCGAGCAACGACACATGA
- a CDS encoding cytochrome c oxidase assembly factor Coa1 family protein, producing the protein MAPRPGWWSRHWRWVLPLGCLGLLASCIGLGVLATYLGFSSLGQSDAHREAVAIASGDALVQRALGTPIESGLPRRSSVQSRNGVSRAQFSLPLEGPDGKGTLHAQGEKRGDGPWQFNNLIVALSDGTLIDLLRAEPLKRPELPLPAEPPYADQAPEPGKVAPRDAGRDIEL; encoded by the coding sequence ATGGCGCCTCGGCCTGGCTGGTGGAGCCGCCATTGGCGCTGGGTCCTTCCGCTGGGATGCCTGGGGCTCCTCGCCTCGTGTATCGGCCTGGGCGTGCTCGCCACGTACCTGGGCTTCTCCTCCCTGGGGCAGTCCGACGCGCACCGGGAAGCCGTGGCCATCGCCAGCGGCGACGCGCTGGTGCAGCGCGCGCTGGGGACGCCCATCGAAAGTGGCCTGCCCCGGCGCAGCTCCGTGCAGAGCCGCAACGGTGTCTCTCGCGCGCAGTTCTCCCTCCCGCTTGAGGGGCCCGACGGCAAGGGCACGCTGCACGCGCAGGGTGAGAAACGCGGAGACGGCCCCTGGCAGTTCAACAACCTCATCGTCGCCCTGAGCGACGGCACGCTCATCGACCTGCTCCGAGCCGAACCACTCAAGCGCCCTGAGCTGCCACTGCCCGCCGAGCCGCCTTACGCGGACCAGGCCCCGGAGCCCGGAAAAGTGGCGCCGCGCGACGCGGGCCGCGACATCGAGCTGTGA
- a CDS encoding electron transfer flavoprotein subunit beta/FixA family protein: protein MKILVTAKRVEDPESKIKVKPDGSGIVQEGLKYKINPFDEIGVEEGLRLVAKHQGEVVVVSIGGKEVQEQLRHALAMGAHRAVWVNHTGPVDQLGIAALLQKVVEKEQPDLVILGKQSIDDDQNQVGQYLAEFLGWGQATFASKVESMESEQEKNKVPAIVVSADKKSVQVIREVDNGLATVECQLPAVVTTDLRLNQPRYASLPGIMKAKSKPIEELTPAKLSVDVTPAIQVLKMSAPPARKAGIKVADVPALVEKLHNEAKVV, encoded by the coding sequence GTGAAGATCCTCGTCACCGCCAAGCGCGTGGAAGACCCCGAGTCGAAGATCAAGGTCAAGCCGGATGGCTCGGGCATCGTTCAGGAGGGGCTGAAGTACAAGATCAACCCCTTCGATGAAATCGGCGTCGAAGAAGGACTTCGGCTCGTCGCGAAGCACCAGGGCGAGGTCGTCGTGGTGTCCATCGGCGGCAAGGAAGTGCAGGAGCAGCTCCGGCACGCCCTGGCCATGGGTGCGCACCGCGCCGTGTGGGTGAACCACACCGGTCCGGTGGACCAGCTCGGCATCGCGGCCCTGCTCCAGAAGGTCGTTGAGAAGGAGCAGCCGGACCTCGTCATCCTCGGCAAGCAGTCCATCGACGATGACCAGAACCAGGTGGGCCAGTACCTCGCCGAGTTCCTCGGCTGGGGCCAGGCCACGTTCGCCTCCAAGGTGGAGTCCATGGAGAGCGAGCAGGAGAAGAACAAGGTCCCCGCCATCGTCGTCTCCGCCGACAAGAAGAGCGTGCAGGTGATTCGCGAGGTCGACAACGGGCTCGCCACGGTGGAGTGCCAGCTGCCCGCCGTCGTCACCACGGACCTGCGGCTCAACCAGCCGCGCTACGCCAGCCTCCCGGGCATCATGAAGGCGAAGAGCAAGCCCATCGAGGAGCTGACGCCGGCCAAGCTGAGCGTGGATGTCACCCCCGCCATCCAGGTCCTGAAGATGTCCGCTCCCCCGGCGCGCAAGGCCGGCATCAAGGTCGCGGACGTCCCTGCCCTGGTCGAGAAGCTGCACAACGAGGCGAAGGTCGTCTGA
- the fsa gene encoding fructose-6-phosphate aldolase, producing the protein MKFFIDSADVEEIRKAHAMGCVDGVTTNPSLLAKVGRGLEETIREICSIVDGPISAECVSMEADELIKEGRSLAKIHDNVVVKIPMGVEGMKATKALTAEGIRTNVTLCFSANQALLCAKAGATYVSPFVGRLDDISQDGMELISHILEIYRNYEHFNTQVLVASVRNPVHVLQAARLGADVATLPYNVITQLANHPLTDAGIKKFLADWEKVPKAAKPPASK; encoded by the coding sequence ATGAAGTTCTTCATCGACAGCGCCGACGTGGAGGAGATTCGCAAGGCCCACGCCATGGGCTGCGTGGACGGAGTGACGACCAACCCGTCCTTGCTCGCCAAGGTGGGCCGGGGCCTGGAGGAGACCATCCGCGAAATCTGCTCCATCGTGGATGGCCCCATCAGCGCCGAATGTGTGTCCATGGAAGCGGACGAGCTCATCAAGGAAGGCCGCTCCCTGGCGAAGATCCACGACAACGTCGTGGTGAAGATTCCCATGGGCGTGGAGGGCATGAAGGCCACCAAGGCGCTGACCGCCGAGGGCATCCGCACCAACGTCACGCTGTGTTTCTCCGCCAACCAGGCACTGCTGTGCGCCAAGGCCGGCGCCACCTACGTGTCGCCCTTCGTGGGCCGGTTGGATGACATCTCCCAGGACGGCATGGAGCTCATCTCCCACATCCTGGAAATCTACCGGAACTACGAGCACTTCAACACGCAGGTGCTGGTGGCCAGCGTGCGCAACCCCGTGCACGTGCTCCAGGCCGCCCGCCTGGGCGCGGACGTGGCCACGCTGCCCTACAACGTCATCACCCAGCTGGCGAACCACCCGCTCACCGACGCCGGCATCAAGAAGTTCCTGGCCGACTGGGAGAAGGTCCCCAAGGCAGCCAAGCCGCCCGCGTCCAAATAG
- a CDS encoding tetratricopeptide repeat protein, with protein MNLPLALATAALLTAEPSTLPPGHPVIPPGTTASPATSGMPEGHPPTGGVAPSINPEQLPPGHPPMSGTGRAPPSAEELLRQLDSTEGLADREKTFEIAASLGRLYYVNGRNAEASTYLQQALERAKPTRELFLAQRKKLGKAVVPTPEAAGCGFTPNMPVEDMGAAAQARAKKGDAAGAAACARAALAPVLDVAVMQANALYLSNDSGKALVAYDAVLEVEPLHEDALYARAALLFETKGDDVAALKKAGEGFEAVATTYPDSFRAPMAKRMVALVEETVKAGGRKQLLASRAEDRRIRLSQAPAAATPDAPRPLSQEMVDAVKNTERTPELEQGLAKLVDEGEELLAKGQYQEALANYTRVVPFQPENGRAKAGMAWSLVSLERPMAARVWGVAVQTDPLSVEKLGDALKAKGDDKGAKALWEKLATDAPDYPNKASLQAKLGK; from the coding sequence ATGAACCTGCCCCTTGCCCTGGCCACCGCGGCGCTGCTGACCGCCGAGCCCTCGACGTTGCCTCCCGGTCACCCGGTCATCCCGCCGGGGACCACGGCCTCGCCCGCCACCTCTGGCATGCCGGAGGGCCACCCGCCGACGGGGGGCGTGGCTCCCAGCATCAACCCGGAGCAGCTGCCCCCGGGCCACCCGCCCATGTCGGGCACGGGCCGGGCGCCGCCGTCCGCGGAGGAGCTGCTGCGCCAGCTCGACTCCACGGAGGGGCTGGCGGACCGGGAGAAGACCTTCGAAATCGCCGCGTCGCTGGGCCGCCTGTACTACGTGAATGGCCGCAACGCGGAGGCCAGCACCTACCTCCAGCAGGCGCTGGAGCGCGCGAAGCCCACGCGGGAGCTGTTCCTGGCGCAGCGCAAGAAGCTGGGCAAGGCCGTGGTGCCCACCCCGGAGGCGGCGGGCTGCGGCTTCACCCCGAACATGCCGGTGGAGGACATGGGCGCCGCCGCGCAGGCGCGCGCGAAGAAGGGTGACGCCGCGGGCGCGGCGGCCTGTGCTCGCGCGGCACTGGCGCCGGTGCTGGACGTGGCGGTGATGCAGGCCAACGCGCTCTACCTGTCCAACGACAGTGGCAAGGCGCTGGTGGCCTACGACGCCGTGCTGGAGGTGGAGCCCCTGCACGAGGACGCCCTCTACGCGCGCGCGGCGCTGCTCTTCGAGACGAAGGGCGACGACGTGGCGGCGCTGAAGAAGGCGGGCGAGGGCTTCGAGGCGGTCGCTACCACGTACCCCGATTCGTTCCGCGCGCCCATGGCGAAGCGGATGGTGGCGCTGGTGGAGGAGACGGTGAAGGCGGGGGGCCGCAAGCAACTGCTGGCCTCGCGCGCGGAGGACCGCCGCATCCGCCTGTCGCAGGCACCCGCTGCCGCCACGCCGGATGCGCCTCGGCCGCTGTCGCAGGAGATGGTGGACGCGGTGAAGAACACCGAGCGCACGCCGGAGCTGGAGCAGGGCCTGGCGAAGCTGGTGGACGAGGGCGAGGAGCTCCTGGCGAAGGGCCAGTACCAGGAAGCGCTCGCGAACTACACGCGCGTGGTTCCCTTCCAGCCGGAGAACGGGCGCGCGAAGGCGGGCATGGCCTGGTCCCTGGTGAGCCTGGAGCGCCCCATGGCGGCGCGCGTGTGGGGCGTGGCCGTGCAGACCGACCCGCTCTCCGTGGAGAAGCTGGGCGACGCGCTCAAGGCCAAGGGCGACGACAAGGGCGCGAAGGCGCTCTGGGAGAAGCTCGCCACCGACGCGCCGGACTATCCCAACAAGGCGAGTCTGCAGGCGAAGCTGGGCAAGTAG
- a CDS encoding electron transfer flavoprotein subunit alpha/FixB family protein, translated as MPIVLIVAEQQPDGNLRKATLNAISAGKQLAEKAGGELHIALVGKDPSKVADELKGYGAKAVHLGAAAELEHYLAETYAPAIAALAQELKADYIGMASTAQGKDLLPRVAGRLRAAMATDVMAINGSGADITFTRPMWAGNVFADVKLTTPVKVLTLRATEFPAAAGGQGAAEVKTFSPKVEASKTKFVDFKEVKSARPELTEARVVISGGRGTKGDFKEIEGLADDLGAAVGASRAVCDAGWVPNDLQVGQTGKVVAPALYIAAGISGAIQHLAGMKSSKTIVAINKDPEAPIFQVADYGMVADLFKVLPELRAELAKLK; from the coding sequence ATGCCTATCGTTCTCATTGTCGCCGAGCAGCAGCCGGACGGGAACCTCCGCAAGGCCACCCTCAACGCCATCTCCGCCGGTAAGCAGCTCGCGGAGAAGGCCGGTGGTGAGCTTCACATCGCCCTGGTGGGCAAGGACCCCTCGAAGGTCGCTGATGAGCTCAAGGGTTACGGCGCGAAGGCCGTCCACCTGGGCGCCGCCGCCGAGTTGGAGCACTACCTCGCGGAGACCTACGCGCCCGCCATCGCCGCCCTGGCCCAGGAGCTGAAGGCGGACTACATCGGCATGGCGTCCACCGCGCAGGGCAAGGACCTGCTGCCGCGCGTGGCAGGCCGTCTGCGCGCCGCCATGGCCACCGACGTCATGGCCATCAACGGCAGCGGCGCGGACATCACCTTCACCCGTCCCATGTGGGCCGGTAACGTCTTCGCCGACGTGAAGCTCACCACGCCGGTGAAGGTGCTCACCCTGCGCGCCACCGAGTTCCCCGCCGCCGCTGGCGGTCAGGGCGCCGCCGAGGTGAAGACCTTCAGCCCGAAGGTCGAGGCCTCCAAGACGAAGTTCGTCGACTTCAAGGAAGTGAAGAGCGCGCGTCCCGAACTGACCGAGGCTCGCGTCGTCATCTCCGGTGGTCGTGGCACCAAGGGCGACTTCAAGGAGATTGAAGGCCTGGCGGACGACCTGGGCGCCGCGGTGGGCGCGTCCCGCGCGGTGTGCGACGCGGGTTGGGTTCCCAACGACCTGCAGGTCGGCCAGACGGGCAAGGTGGTGGCTCCGGCGCTCTACATCGCGGCGGGCATCAGCGGCGCCATCCAGCACCTGGCGGGCATGAAGAGCTCGAAGACCATCGTCGCCATCAACAAGGACCCCGAGGCCCCCATCTTCCAGGTGGCGGACTACGGCATGGTGGCGGACCTCTTCAAGGTGCTGCCCGAGCTGCGCGCGGAGCTGGCGAAGCTGAAGTAG
- a CDS encoding MBL fold metallo-hydrolase, giving the protein MSVELRRNGMHLTGTPLSLDAKRKSPLCFVSHGHSDHIARHESTIATAATLRFMTHRLGPVREPREVPFRQPFELGPLVLELLPAGHILGSAQLRVTRPDGRRIVYTGDLNVAPSLTAEATEVAECDTLVIESTFGHPRYRFPPRPEVLGQVEQWLRMQLERGAVPVLLGYPLGKSQEAMKHLAGRGFPLVAHSSIYEVAQLYAELGVPIENLRCYDGKVEPGEVLFFPPHHARGGALAPLWPRATAVLTGWAVDRGAVRRYGADVAFPLSDHADFPGLVSYAKATGAREVLTCHGFAEELAQALRDAGMDARPLGGKPQQLGLF; this is encoded by the coding sequence ATGAGTGTGGAGCTGCGGCGAAACGGGATGCACCTGACGGGCACCCCTCTGTCCCTGGATGCGAAGCGCAAGTCGCCGCTGTGCTTCGTGAGTCACGGGCATTCGGACCACATTGCCCGTCACGAGAGCACCATCGCCACGGCGGCGACGCTGCGTTTCATGACGCATCGCCTGGGGCCGGTGCGTGAGCCGCGCGAGGTGCCCTTCCGGCAGCCCTTCGAGCTGGGTCCGCTGGTGCTGGAGCTGCTACCGGCGGGTCACATCCTGGGCAGCGCGCAGCTTCGCGTGACGCGGCCGGATGGGCGCCGCATCGTCTACACCGGGGACCTCAACGTGGCGCCGTCGCTCACCGCCGAGGCGACGGAGGTGGCGGAGTGCGACACGCTCGTCATCGAGTCCACCTTTGGTCATCCGCGCTACCGCTTCCCGCCGCGTCCGGAGGTGCTGGGGCAGGTGGAGCAGTGGCTGCGGATGCAGTTGGAGCGTGGCGCGGTGCCGGTGCTGCTGGGCTATCCGCTGGGCAAGAGCCAGGAGGCGATGAAGCACCTGGCGGGACGCGGCTTCCCACTGGTGGCGCATTCCTCCATCTACGAGGTGGCGCAGCTCTACGCGGAGCTGGGCGTACCGATTGAAAATCTGCGTTGCTACGACGGGAAGGTGGAGCCGGGGGAGGTGCTCTTCTTCCCGCCGCACCACGCGCGGGGCGGTGCACTGGCGCCGCTGTGGCCTCGGGCGACGGCGGTGTTGACGGGGTGGGCGGTGGACCGGGGCGCGGTGCGGCGTTACGGCGCGGACGTGGCCTTCCCGCTGTCGGACCACGCGGACTTCCCCGGGCTGGTGTCCTACGCGAAGGCCACGGGGGCGCGGGAGGTGCTGACATGCCACGGTTTCGCGGAGGAGTTGGCGCAGGCGCTGCGCGACGCGGGGATGGACGCGCGCCCGCTGGGCGGGAAGCCGCAGCAGCTCGGGCTGTTCTGA
- a CDS encoding GNAT family N-acetyltransferase, whose amino-acid sequence MPSRRSSSAEVLLDVLEALPPGHRLWVRGAGRSLFPLLRAGDSVRVMRCGPGSLATGDVALMRQGRELVAHVVVSTQPWRTASLLGPQDAPGGVTLGRVVAIRRGRWVVPLPRPLRPALRLAQQAASTAWAWPRTRIVSRGVWDFLFAGWSLPLRRRLVGPLEVRLLTAGDLDPLLAFASERLVVSPGFLRRQLRERWGLPDAGRRGAAAGAFDAQGRMHGFAWVDSYRQEGLQLEGVWVRSLVVAPRVRRMGVATGLLECLMEEARRQGQSHVFADVDDDNTASLRTFERLAFRRADATLTQQANEAWDATGRSKRLVVVERTL is encoded by the coding sequence ATGCCTTCGCGCAGATCCTCCTCCGCAGAGGTGTTGTTGGACGTGCTGGAGGCACTGCCTCCGGGGCACCGGCTGTGGGTGCGTGGCGCGGGGCGAAGCCTGTTTCCGCTGCTGCGGGCCGGGGACTCGGTGCGGGTGATGCGCTGTGGCCCGGGCTCGCTGGCGACCGGGGACGTCGCGCTGATGCGGCAGGGGCGCGAGCTGGTGGCGCACGTGGTGGTGTCCACGCAGCCGTGGCGGACGGCCTCGCTGCTGGGGCCCCAGGACGCCCCGGGCGGCGTGACGCTGGGCCGGGTGGTGGCCATCCGCAGGGGCCGCTGGGTGGTTCCGCTGCCCAGACCGCTGCGTCCGGCGCTGCGGCTGGCGCAGCAGGCCGCGTCCACGGCGTGGGCCTGGCCCCGGACCCGGATAGTGTCTCGGGGCGTGTGGGACTTCCTCTTCGCCGGATGGTCGCTGCCGCTTCGTCGCCGCCTGGTGGGGCCGTTGGAGGTGCGGCTCCTGACGGCCGGTGACCTGGACCCGCTCCTGGCCTTCGCCAGTGAGCGGCTGGTGGTGTCTCCGGGTTTCCTGCGCCGTCAGCTGCGCGAGCGCTGGGGTCTGCCAGACGCGGGGCGCCGGGGGGCCGCGGCGGGCGCCTTCGACGCCCAGGGACGGATGCACGGCTTCGCCTGGGTGGACTCCTACCGGCAGGAGGGCTTGCAGCTAGAGGGCGTCTGGGTGCGCTCCCTGGTGGTGGCGCCCCGCGTGCGACGCATGGGCGTGGCCACGGGGCTGCTGGAGTGCCTGATGGAGGAGGCACGACGCCAGGGGCAGTCGCACGTCTTCGCGGACGTGGACGACGACAACACGGCGTCGCTGCGCACGTTCGAGCGGCTGGCGTTCCGGCGAGCGGACGCGACGCTGACCCAGCAGGCCAACGAGGCCTGGGACGCCACGGGCCGCTCCAAGCGGCTGGTCGTCGTCGAGCGCACCCTGTAG